The genomic DNA AAGTATCTTACTATAAGTAGTTTCTCAATGTTAGGAGcacgtacagggtgttagtgacgaaaactttgatagatgatacaggccatgattctgagttgacatcaagtggaattttccgtcgcaaaagtatggaacggaaaataattaataaaatcacaaacattttcattaattttccaaaatgttaaaaacataaatgtgtcTTAATAAAGctgaataaacaaatatttttgattattttaatatatttactaaacatTCAGTAAATTCAGGCTTTACACAGGTGGACAGTAGCATTCATCAAACATATTTACTGTAAGTAATAcaaacctttgctaagttaccgGGGATCTAAGTGGAGCACCCGCCATTAGTGCGTACgtggtcgtttcttagtgacccatgtatgggtcacagacgtatggagctagtccgtcaagcatgacccgtatatggatcttatttttttttttaccgtgacttatatatttgtaatagactactcatcgcgccatcccacttgcgtcaaacaaagtactgcggggtggaaggcaagagggaaaccactgccctatttttccctaaaacagtagcatggaaaatgctgcaccgacaagagcgtggctcttaaattgatgataatgatataTTTTCCGCatatttaactacttggccggcaaCAAACCCTAAGGTACTACTAACAGCGTGCTGAAGTCGACGCTGTTCCCTGTCGTGTACCAGCGTATGTAGAACCACTCCTGGTAGTTGACGCGGCCGCAGCAATGGAACCTGGTCTGCAGGCGGTCGATGGCCACCTTGGACGGCAAGTGGCTTGCGTAGCGGAGCATAGCTTTTGTTATCCCGCCTTTTATTTTAGCTGGAAATACGTATTGGGGTTTTAGGGATAATAAATTTCTATGGTGTGTTGtggggtggagtaccaacctcatcaaccctggtgtcagggttactattgagccgccaaaggcccctgacatggctcatgtaacgactacttacttacatcagtaagtagtaaccgcgaccaacggcttaacgtgggtAGGGAAATAATAATCATCTATTTAATCACTATTTCGATATGTATCaacattataggtaagtacatacatcatagatagaatgacagcaggacagatcATCGCCAAGAGACCAGGGATAggtatgtctctttcgcactaacagtGTACaccttagtacgaaagagacgagagataagTATTCAGTCACTCTTATCATGCCCATAATCCCTGATTTCATttaattgacctcacaacccacacaaaagAAGAGACCATGTTATCATAATGGTTCATCATTTTAGAAGTCTTAGGATCTCTTTGTCGGGTTTTAGTAAATGCCAGGGGAAAGTTGTTTTCTGCTCCCAGTAGCGCCAGACCAACATACTTAGACGTTACATCGAAAATTATTTAAGATAAGATTCAAGATAAGATTTaagatttttaagtttttttttttgcattcctgatgtttttacagaggtcttaaaaatagaggaaagtacaaacaggaacccgtTAAAGGCACTAcaacaacaacttaaaattatacacaatgaaaatagaaaaccaagaataaaaataataaacatttataatttattctgTGGTGTGTGGTGTGAGACCAATGACGGAAGACGTTGAGGCCATGAAAACATACCTCTTATAATCGTCGACTGGAGGCCAGAATAAAACATTATCGCAAGGAATATTATGATCATAATAATGAGCGCCCAGATGTAGTAAAACAGACCATTTGTCACGTTATATTCTCTTTTAGACAATCCTGCTTTGAACAACTGATACAGCCCGTATAACTGAAAACAAATGTTTAATATTAAATCGTAAAACACAGCAGGTTAtcctaaatattttatgtttaccgTTTATTTTGTAtagcaaataaagattttacttacctacttacttaaataataaaatactttgtcaAAGTTTTCCAAACTAACACAGATTGTGTAGGTTTAAAAAGTTGTTCATTATTGTTGTACTAATTAAACAATTTCTGACATTACTAAAATGTTACTTAGTATTTTCTAATGAAACCTTTGCTGATAACCAAGATTTATTTATGCTAAATGGGTTTGCAGTGGATGTTAGGAACCTCTGAGAGACCTATGCCTGTGATACCTGTTCGTAATAGCACACCCGGATCTACTGGTTTGGTATTGGAATTGAAGTGCgccgataatatacctacataaatagtATGCGCTGCTCCTACAAAGGCTGATCCAGGGGGGGTTTGGTCATGGGGGGTCGTGACCCCCAGCGACAGGTTGGGTCGTAGGTGGCCACTTCAATTTTATCCCTTACATTTTATAGCCTGTTTGCGACCTGGTGACTCCCCCCGACATAAAAGCAGGATCCGCTCTTGTGCTCGTATTAGTCCAAGACCTTGGATATAATTCGAATTCGGGCTGGATGGTAACCAACgtatctattgcgaggttttgttaataaaactcACATCCGAGGTtccctggaagagattgctatttaccaataaggccgcctattgtactcattctattttgtattttcctgtttgtgcaataaagtatttgttatgttatccgATTTTCTACAAAATGCGCTTTTATGTTTTCAACGTAAGGGTACctgtagtgtttacataagtacataaacacatcttattaatacacgtaggtataattaaatacataaataaatatgtaattattattattattattagtaacactcagtgtcccactgcaggcatatgtaatatattataaaatacttgaatcgatataatcgattcacatatatattctgtcgtctcgggcaatgcactacgcggtggccacaatgaaaaagtaaactgtacgggtatgtacgggggtggagtgaagacgtagtgtgtggcaacgagccgatatttatttatataattatattgagaccAATACACTACAGTACCTATGGGTGAGCGTGTGGGCGCCGTACCTCTATAACAACAGCAATGATGGACCCGCAGGCGATTATAACCGGGATAGCATTGCCGTCGGGCCAGCACACGAGGTCCAATAACGTGCCCTCTTCACTGCGGATGGCCTCGGATGTGTTCACCAGCCAGATCATGTAGAATATGACCACGGGCATGAACGCCATGAGTAACATGCGGATGTTGTTGAACGACGGCCAAGTTAGGTACATTTTGAGGGACGTATCACTACACACACAAAATGAGTGATAGTAAACTATCACGCGATAAAATGTGAATTTAATTCATCTAGTAACTAAGTTTTCAAAGGTTCGAAGATTTGCTTTGAGTACTagtgttcagcgattatttactcGTTTACCGTCAATATAATGACTTTGAAAATGACAAAGAGAAAGTGAAGATATCGTTAAGTATtatggttaaaaataaaatctactttGTAGCACgttaatagggtatttgactgggtcaaagataaattataaatactaatctagaaatagaagccagtctaatatGGTCAAAAACCAATCTGATTTTACTTATCGACTAATTTTCGAATTCTATTTATGAATtacgtaacaataagtacgacgtttgatctcttttattgatgacgtcacaggacagtatttccgtcCGTATTTCCATATCAACACATTTTAGTTTTGACGTTTcgcaaaaagtatctcatttgactaggttgtcaattAGCCTATAGTAAcgtatctctcgtctctttcgcactaagcgATGTACTATATTTCTGTCcagctgtcattctaatcatacgctatagtccggcaatctcgtgcgcgaccctcctgcggggcgacagacggtggcggggacggggtagcgcgtcatccttttgacattctagaacacggctgcacacgtagagaagtatgccaggataaatcttgcaataagttgtacttacttgtgacgtaatataatatgtaggagtgaataaaaagatagaactattttattttatttttattattatgcttgaggactaattattaggaaaactaaaatattaatagattgttttattataaatcaatttccatatcgctttcattttcactccccgtttgatattcttcgtcacttctctttgatttctccgtgttttgctcattaattatttatgtacaacatccttaagttgtcttgagatcgccttactcatcctcagatattaatctcgtgtgcgtcgccctcaaagtagtacagattatcaagcacgtgttgccgcttcggctgcgcggccgagactgccgtacttgacgcgcagatgcacgcgtttcccttccccgctacaccacctgctacccgctgacatcttagctaccccgtccccgccaccgtctgtcgccccgcaggagggtcgcgcacgagattgccggactatagatCAATCTCAACCATAGACTAAGACTTTTTTCGCGCTGAGACCGTGTAGCCTCAttgcaaaatataaaaacacataaccaGTACGGTAACCATAAcatttattccttataagtaaCACTAACAGTAATAAACAGGACTAGCTATCACCTTATTAATGTATAAAACATAGCACAATTTCAACACCTTTTCATGTCTTCGTTTCTATACATATGTCAAGTTTGTTTTTCCATTTTTATCTGAAATCTGTTGTAAATTGTAAATCCTTGATAGTCCAGCGGAGAACGCGTTACTTATCACAtcacatcgtagtgtcacgggttcgaatcgcgacacgggctctaaaccactcaaaTTGACTTCATGAGCTTAAATTTATGTTGGGACACAGATCGTATAATATTTAAGCGCGCGGTTGTTTTatgctccggccaagtagttaatgccatctgcggcaaatctacaataagtcaaaaaagtaaaaagtcatttcaaatcaggtaatataattacaaaTCATTGTTATACGCGGTTGACGCAGCGGCAAGCGCAGTTATTACCTGATACAAAATTATGTGTGCGTTAATCGCATTGCGTGTAGCGCAGCGTTTTTCGCATAAAACAACCGCGCGCTTAACTGATTGACTTTTGGTAAGAGTACAACTTTtcaattataaaacatttttctagtGCCTAATTATCTATTATTGGCTTTTAcagaaactttaattacaaatcggtactCTTAGCGACATCTATTGAATTTTTTTAGAACAAttttcctaatgttcgcgatggAAACCCATGGTTGGGATCATAgaatcacatggtttccaggatttgtgcccggttaatggcagtaggctcgCACCCTATTACATGgtatttaaacatagctggcgaggattggatatataatatacctccgcctaccccttcggggatacaggcgtgatgttttcTTTATAGTAGTATTTCAAGTACATTATATTTGTGTCTGCAAGGACTCGTAGTACGCGAGCTCCTCGTCGGTGACAGAAGGTTTGAATGACTCCACTCCGCGATACATCTCGGACACCCCCAGGATAACGGAATCCGGGCTCAGCTCGCTCTCCTTTACCGCACCTGACAACAAAACAGTCCATAGAGCCTTATTGTTCGATGAACAAaacctattttatataattttattttcctttttgtaATGTcatctgcttatttttataattgtaattttttctaATGACaagatatttacaaaaaatatgcgaatgttattttattttaatttagttatatttacagtggctgcaagttgtctttgattacttgtggctctgcccaccccattagggattacgggcgtgagtttatgtatgtatgtatgttagttatatttataattattatcctaTATTAAAGGAGGATGTTATTGTGGGTTACATTAACTAGGCCGCACAAAAGGGAAGCGCTGAGttctctcacccagtacaaaatttaagtcgacagccctgagggtgcccagtcttTCATGAAGTCCACTTAAGGGTGGTCAaaaaggcgacatcgaagcaattcatctaaaaaagcaatattgctatttgaaatttgttatatcttctaaatttaaatgtcaaatagcaatattgctttttagatgaatggcttcgATGGGGCCTTtttctttgatgagagtggaagaagcgaaattggtgtctcaggatcgtagtaagaggaattccgtggtctctgcctaccccaacggaaaatgggcctgatcttatgtatgtatgtgtatatagtcatgagcaatataatgtacccactttaggactctgtcgcactaacatatttgacatttagtgagacttacagttcaatttgtcaaaaaagttaatgtgacatggtaccaaagtgtatacatattaatgctcgtgaccgtagccTTTTCAGCCCCCATATCGGTGTACCTGCGTGCAGCCGAGCCACGAGCCCGcggacggcggcggcgcgcgccgtGCCCACCACCTGCAGCAGGTCGGCGCCCGTCACGCGCTCCGGCAGCGCCGCCGACACCTGCTCCAAGTCCACTTCCGGCCGCAACTTGTAGCTGAAATACCACGCAACATTTACTGTAAGAAAACCagttatgctcaaaagtgacagctaacttttcaaggttagcccagatgacgtcatccctacgttgccatttcgcaaaaaacaaattacccacgactttattatttattcgtagcccacgaccaatgtttttaatttactttgcaaagtaattttgaaattttagaaaaagatttatgtagttttaatgatttttattaccTCCTACACAGCGCTCGCAGTACACTGGTTTTCTGCTGCTGTCCGCAGTATGGGCCGACGTAGATCAGTTTGTCCAGCCGACCGGGCCGCAGCAGAGACTGCTCCAGCAGGTCGGGGCGGTTGGTCGCGCCCATTATGAACACGAAGCTCGATGTGTCTGCGTCTACATGTAGATAGACATACCCTTTATGACGTAATTAGAGTGAGGTATCTCTCGCCTCTTGTACTAATCTGTATAGCGTTAGTGTGAAAgagacatattattatatcacaTCTCTGTCGCGCCAAGTGGTGTGCTATATCTCTGTCTTGCTGTTATTCTAATAATGCTACGTTATAAGGAGTATCGTTgcaatttttttaaaagaagatTTTAAACAGTTGAAGGTCTGTGGTAACTTGTCATAAAGTGTCATATGGGTgtatgacgtcacacacatgcgcgtgtacgataaaagCAGTAGTGCCTAGGGAAACAAAAGTAACGttaatatgtagtgtctgtgtaaaacgaggtgtgtGTTGTAAGAAGTATCCGGAGTGTCCTGAGTACCTTCCCCTCCCGCGACCCCGTCGACCTCTGCCAGCAGCTGGCTGACTACGCGATCGCTGGCGCCGCCCGAGTCTCCCGCCGCGCCGCGTCTCGGCGCCAGCGCATCTAACTCGTCCAGAAACACTATGCAAGGGGATGACGCTCGGGCTGACTCGAACACTAGGAAATAATAAGATGTTATTGTCAAtatttcgtattattattagtaagtacGGTCGCAGGCCTTTACCAATAGGCACACAGACACCTAAATAAATGTTACCAGCTATCTTTTATAACTacctaatattttatataaaaactgaggctaataaataattcgattcccggtggagatataccacaaaaattactttgtgatccctagtttggttattacaggctgatcacctgattgtcagaaagtaagatgatttggaaggcacattaagccgttggtcccggttactacttactgatgtaagtgagttgtcgttacatgagccgtgtcaggggcctttggcggctcaatagtaactttgacaccatggttgatgaggttggtactccacctcaaaaTCCATACGATAggagaacaaataaaataaagtacggTCAGCGCCctaacgttttattttattagggggACTTGTTTGCCTGTTCGTTTGCTATATAAAGTTACAGCTAACAATAGTTTACCTTTTCTGACGTTCTCTTCAGACTGCCCAATGTACATGTTGAGCAGCTCGGGTCCCTTCACGCTGAGAAAACTAACGTTGAGCTCAGTGCTCACCGCCTTGGCTACCAGGGTCTTACCACAGCCTGGAGGGCCGTACAATAGAATACCTGGAAAGAGCTCAGTAGGATATTTGACTGcgtcaaaaataaatactaatctagaaatgTATATTTCTAAGATGGTAAAAATCAatcttacttttcgacttatttttgaattttatttatggattaAGTGACAATGAGTAccacgtttgaccgcttttattgatgacgtcacaggtcagtatttccatacaaactccatagaaaaCTTAGTTTTTTggcgttttgtaaaaagtatctcattggactagattgtcaagtagccacaaatacaaaaatacagtattacaagaaaataaacatacagaatcaaaaagcaaaaacggTAGTATTATTCGGATATTTGCGTATAAGTAGTAAATTCTAACATCAATGTGATACCGAACAGATATTAGAAAGTGATACCTAATGTATGTGACCAGA from Pectinophora gossypiella chromosome 18, ilPecGoss1.1, whole genome shotgun sequence includes the following:
- the LOC126375188 gene encoding photoreceptor outer segment membrane glycoprotein 2-like; this encodes MYLTWPSFNNIRMLLMAFMPVVIFYMIWLVNTSEAIRSEEGTLLDLVCWPDGNAIPVIIACGSIIAVVIELYGLYQLFKAGLSKREYNVTNGLFYYIWALIIMIIIFLAIMFYSGLQSTIIRAKIKGGITKAMLRYASHLPSKVAIDRLQTRFHCCGRVNYQEWFYIRWYTTGNSVDFSTLSNRKFVADNVPYSCCSMDALCPCIHHGITKKGTIYKYDPSKELTIWPTGCEEKLINEMMSVSWQFNAVMALIIFAMIVQVIAVRYLHTAYRNGLHIGNQIVSNAYLLRSLTDKEKRAHAQMKKKMLRKKKLKQSRTLEWVAGRYHPGKRAATTSSASDINSSDELLKPIDE